From one Macrobrachium nipponense isolate FS-2020 chromosome 37, ASM1510439v2, whole genome shotgun sequence genomic stretch:
- the LOC135208997 gene encoding uncharacterized protein LOC135208997 — translation MEASLRSTLIVCLVTVGLLVVVDVVNCDAPVRWQHQVEPQTMGCNQQLQSYISLQTNLTLAAIDHFKRNFSWHKFEVGWDDANVILDANQDIDFLQVCNESDECSRVLPVVPIPPYSVPTTESHAEQLMAEILEYSQQYAYALEILFLDQSLHEDSFQPHVNEIYRQLEALVSGIIWGLKQCRVPVRETNLRNLMGKVYKGADRTFRDERAFRTIRQCQLGLHYIRHFFSLSDTHPLLK, via the exons ATGG AAGCAAGTTTGCGAAGCACGCTCATTGTGTGCCTGGTGACTGTGGGGCTGCTCGTTGTTGTCGATGTGGTCAATTGCGATGCTCCCGTCAGGTGGCAGCACCAGGTTGAGCCTCAAACGATGGGATGCAACCAACAACTACAGTCTTATATTTCTTTGCAAACAAATCTTACATTGGCTGCTATAGATCACTTCAAGAGAAACTTT TCTTGGCACAAGTTCGAAGTGGGATGGGATGATGCCAATGTCATCTTGGACGCCAATCAAGATATCGACTTCCTCCAAGTGTGCAATGAATCGGACGAGTGCTCTCGTGTCCTGCCCGTGGTTCCAATTCCTCCTTACAGCGTCCCTACAACTGAGTCTCATGCAGAACAGCTGATGGCTGAAATCTTGGAGTACTCACAGCAGTACGCCTATGCCCTGGAAATCCTGTTTCTCGACCAGTCTCTCCACGAGGACTCATTCCAGCCTCACGTGAACGAAATCTACCGCCAGCTGGAGGCCCTCGTCAGTGGCATCATCTGGGGGCTGAAACAGTGCCGGGTACCTGTGAGGGAAACTAACCTCAGAAATCTGATGGGAAAAGTCTACAAAGGAGCTGACAGAACCTTCAGGGACGAGAGGGCTTTCAGGACAATCAGACAGTGCCAACTGGGGCTTCATTACATCAGACATTTCTTTTCACTGAGTGACACCCATCCACTGCTGAAGTGA